The Capra hircus breed San Clemente chromosome 11, ASM170441v1, whole genome shotgun sequence genomic interval acaggatgcttggggctggtgcactgggatgacccagagggatggtatggggagggaggtgggaggggggcttcaggattgggaacacgtgtacacccatggtagattcatgttgatgtatggcaaaaccaatacaatattgtaaagtaaaaaaataataataaaataaataataatatggcTGCTGAACAATTTAAGTTTAAAGACTAAACTATTGGAATTGAAACACATTTTATAAAAAAAGTCCTTAATGTCAACTATTTTTAAGTCTTTCAAACTTTGATTTAGCATTAAGAAAGCAATTTAAAGTGACAGAAATTAATTCATAACTTTTACGCTTCTGAAGTTATTAGTTAAAAGGTATTTCTTAGTTTACACAttccaatttaaagaaaaatggaaataattataaGAATTGTGATTTGttatgagttaatttttgttaccatttctaatatttatttatttcacttgagAGTCAACTAGCAAATTCTATGTTGAAATTGAAAGTGTTTTTCAGTATCTTtcataaataaagataaatccaGATGCTATTTTCTGTAATTTCAGAAATAACTAGATTGGATACTATTTAATGTGGATTTATGTAATAGTGCAACCCATACTTACCTTCCACTAAAAACTGTCGAATGACCTtcattaaaattgattttatatgATTGATTACTAGAAAGTTTAATTAAGTACCTGGTTTTATCTGAAACTAGTAAATAAAGATTTGaaattattaatatcattttGTCATATAAAAATCTCTATCTGCATTTACAGTATTAGCAAAATTAAAAACCAGGAAGATTTAAGTTCAGAATTGTACTTGAATTTAAGACCCCACTGATAATGCCACCATTATTGATTTAGTTTCACTTAAACTTTTattagtctttttattttaaatgtatctaCAATACTTGGCTTAAATTTAGGTTGTATCTGTATTGAGGTTTTTAAAGTTAAAactgtatattaatatatttattaaggcTTATAGTTTTCTGTTCATTCATATGATGCTGATACAACAAAACATGTTAACCCAGGGATTCCAAGagaattttttcatttgaaaGGAATTTGTATATTGCATAAGTTTGATGACTACTGTTTTAGATGATTTACCAAAAAGTGATCCAACAGTGACCAtcagtatattaatgtatattgcTTGAATCCCCCGGGAATGGAAAGATATCAGGGGCTAATTtacatctcttctttcctcaagTTGTAGAACATGCAATATAGCTTGTGATCACCATGCAGAAGTCAAAAACTTGCTCCAAGCAAAAGTTGCACTCAGTGTCCATTACACTAGGCTGTAATTTCCACAAACTGGGACTCACTTTGGGTCCTGCATTCCTGTGGTCAAAACAGCCAGAAAGAAACTCAGGACTCAGGCCAGCTAGAGGAGACTGATCATCAGGTCTGTGAAGgatgggtgctggagaagaggcgGTTGATGACATGTGGTAAGTTGACCAAGATGAAAAAGGAACACATCTCTCAAGGACAGAAAAGGCTctgtgagaaaataataacaacattgaagctgaagatccaatactttggccacttgatacaaagagctgactcgttggaaaagatcctggtaaagactgaaggcaaaaggaaaagggagtggcagagaatgagatggttagatagtatcaccaactcaatggacatgaatctcagcaaactccgggagatactggaggacagaggagcctgtcatgctgtagtctatggggtcacaaaaagttggacatggcttagcaaatAAAACACCAGAATAATAACAAAATACTGGTTAACATGCTGAGTATTGATCATGTGACAGACATCATGCTAAACTAtcatatattttgttcattttgtacTCACAAGAGCACTCGGGGGTCAGTACTATGAAAGGTAGCTTAGTGTTTAGGCTAATAGACTGGGAAGTTGTAACCCCACCTCTATCCCTTACCAactatgtgatcttgggcaaatgtTCTAACCTATacagacctcagttttctcatcagtaaatgaGGGTAATAACAGTTCATACCTCATGACATCATTAATTAGTAatcaatgaagatcatggcatccggtcccatcacttcatgggaaatagacagggaaacagtggaaacagtgtcagactttattttgggggctccaaaatcactgcagatggtgactgcaaccatgaaattaaaagacacttactccttggaagaaaagttatgaccaacctagatagcatattcaaaagcagagacattactttgctgactaaggtccatctagtcaaggctatggtttttccagtagtcatgtatggatgtgagagttggactgtgaagaaggctgagcactgaagaattgatgcttttgaactgtggtgttggagaagactcttgagagtcccttggactgcaaggagatccaaccagtccattctgaaggagatcagccctgggtgttctttggaaggaatgatgctaaagctgaagctccagtactttggccacctcatgcgaagagttgactcattggaaaagactctgatgctgggagggattggggggcaggaggagaaggggatgacagaggatgagatggctggatggcatcactgactcagtggacatgagtctgagtgaactccaggagttggtgatggacagggaggcctggagtgctgcgattcatggggtcacaaagagtcggacatgactgagcgactgaactgaactgaactgaactgagattatgTAAAGTGCTTAAAACAAGTCCTTAATCACAGGAAACAGTACCCAAGAATTCTTATTCCTGTTGAAATACTTCAAAAGTAGATAATTGAGGTTCTCTACAGTCTTAACAGAGATTCAGAACTGCACCTAAATTTAAAATCTCCACTATTAGTGCCACCAATTTTATTTGGTTTCATTTAAGCAGCATCATATGTCTTTAAATTAGTGTTCCTTATTTGAAATGTGTCCACAACACTTGGCTTGAATTTAATTTGTAGCTCCATTAAAATTGTAGAGTTAAAATAATATGCTAATAAATTTACTAATAAacttactattgtttctttactCTTTGCtatataaataaatgtctttGTTAAATTTAACAATGATTCAGTTCTTAGCATGTCTGAAACCAGACCTATCTTCTTAACCACCAACTTTAGCTCTTTCCTATGACTGTGCTAAGTGAAGTTGTAAGAACATATTTCTCCAACTTCCCAGTCTTTCTCttactaatttttaaaggaatctattCTTGTTAAATATAAAGATTTTGTTGTCAGGACACTATTCAACTTACTCATGCTCAAGATACTCttggaaagtagggaaaaagcAGCTCTCATTTATCAGAAAACCTACTTACTTCGACTATGGACTAAATAATTCACTCATCCTGacattttgctttcaattttattgaagtatagtcagttaacaatgttgtgttaatttctgctgtacagcaatttgactcagttataaatatatatttttcatattctttttcattatggtttatcacaggatattgaatatagtttcctgtgctctacagtaggaccttattgttcattcttgtatttatttaaattgatgaCCTATTATGTGTAgggatgagcttccctggtggctcagctggtaaagaagctgcctacaatgcaggagacctgggtttgatccctgggttgggaagatcccctggaaaagggaacagctaccactccagtattctggcctgaagaattccatggactgtataacccatggggtcacaaagagtcagacacaactgagtgactttcactttcacttatgtgtAAAGCATTCTGATGAGTATTAAGGATGTAccagtgaaaaataataaattttacccCTAATAGATCCTCCATTCTAGCGAGGATGAAAGATTAAACATAACGTCAAGTGTCATGTGAATAAAAGAGAAGTACAGttacaaatgagaaaagtttCACTAGCATTATTCTacatcattgaaaggactgatgttgaagctgaaactccaatattttggccacctgatgcgaagagctgactcatttgaaaagaccctgatgttgtaaaagattgaaggcaggaggagaaggggaggacaaaggatgagatggttggatggcatcattgactcactggacatgagtttgggtggactccgggagttggtgatggacagggaggcctggcgtgctgctgttcatggggtcgcaaagagtcggacatgactgagtgactgagctgaacagaACGTATGGATGACTGAAACTATAAGAACGAAGAGGTTCATTCCTGCCCCCCAATTTGGAGACAATATGCTGAAACTAGCTCAAAACGTCAGTCTGAATCCAATTTCTCCACTAAATCATTGTCTTCTACATGGGAACTCAGTGTCCTGCTAGTTCAAGAATAttccttttctctctgctctAACCAGACAGGGTCAATTTCTTGGGGTTCTGACAATGTTTTTGTTCTGAAATTCCACCAAATTCCCTATTATGTCTTACAACTATATTCTCCCTGGAAATACATTCTCAGAGAAGGTACCACTCCCTCTCATCTTCCATGATATCTCTCCATTTTTCCAAGTCCTCCACTGCTATTCACATTTATCTCCTAGGCCAATTGTTTtgaaaacactgaagaaattTTTCAGCTCTTTGTATATATAAAGTACAATAGGGGATCAGGAAGGGACATCTAACTCTAACTTAGGCTTCCAagggctcagactgtaaagaatctgctggcaatgtgggagacccaggtttgattcctgggtcagaaatatccccttgagaaggaaatggcaacccactccagtattcttgactgggaagtctcctgcacagaggagccttgcgggcaacaatccatggggtcacaaagagtcaaatatgtctgagcaactaacattttcactttcaactttaaCTTACATACATTAAGTGTGAGATAGCTAGATATATATCACATTCTCTTTTtctattcatccatcaatggacattttgtttgtttccacattttggctattgtaaataaatcTGAAATGAACATGAGATGTTCATTTGTGATGAGTCATCTCAgagattttgatttcttttcctttggccaTATACTCAAGACATAAGATTGTTCAGTCTTATGatcattctattttaaattttttaaggaacttgcATGCTGTTTTTCATAAAGACTATATCAATTGACATTCCCACCAGAAGTGTTCTTGGGTTCCTTTCTCTCCacttcctcaccaacacttgctgtCATTCATcttttggatagtagccattctaataagcatgaggtgatatttcattgtgcttGTTACCTGTATTTTATTGATGACTAGTGAAGTGGAGCGCTTCTACTTGTTGTCTttttggatgtcttctttggagaaatgcctattcaaaTCTCTTGCCAGTTTAAAAACTGGGTTATTTGGGGGTTCTAGTACTAGGTTCTAtgagtttcttatattttttggATATTAAGTCCTTATCAGATATGGCTGAAAACGCTTTCTTTCATTCCATAAATTGCTTTTCATgttgttgattgtttccttttccagaaaagTACAAGCATGCCAAGGATTTTCAGAAACATGGGGACAGACGGGGCTACTTGGAGAAGAAGGCATGAAATATCCGCTTGGTTCCTTAGAGGAATACCTTACTTTCTCAAATATAATTGAGAAAATTGACTGCCTTTTACTTGTTTTCCAAATTGAACTCTAGGGACTTGAAGACAGGGCACAGGACAAAGGCACAGAGCATGTCACTGTAGGTCATCCGAAGGGAAGAGCCCTGCAGTTACCCACAAAGAAATCACTCTGATTCAGGAAGTGTTTCTTAATGATCAGGTAAGTCCTGGGCATCTGCGTCTATGGTTGATATAGTTCTAGGGacaaattcacacttaaaaataaatatatttgcacaTATACAGACAGCAATGTTAGAATCCACAAGGTGGAGGCCTAGCATACagtaaaaagatataaaataaagaagttcTCTGTCCATGTCATGCTGGATCTATGTCTCTgtttccatcttctcttctcaaaTAACTTGCTGAGGCAGGAAGGATATATGTACAACAGCAATGGGAAAGAAAAGCTTGCATGATAGTATCAGAATTCAGCATCCAAAGTCCAGGATGAGTGATGGGGGCATCACACAAATACAAAGTACAGATGATTCAAAAATGGACAAGTAATTACCCAGACAAATTTATCCACTAAAATTTCTAAACAAAGACTTTTTCCTGTGCCCCAAACTCTGCCCAAGCCCTACCACGATGAAccatgtttggcagaaaccaacaaaattctgtaaatcaattatccttccatttaaaaataaatgttttttaaagagtGAACTCTAAGATAAACTATGGGCTTTGGGTGATTATGGTATGTCCATATAGATTCATGCttgttaaaaaaatgtttcactcTACTGAGTGATGTTGATAACACACAAGGCGAAGCATGTGTGGGAGTAGGaaatatatgggaaatctctgtatctcCCTCTAAATTTTGTTATAAACCTaacactgctctaaaaaatatgaTTATTGAAGAATGCAGATGTTAAAAAAGGAATTCTCTATCTCtgtccatttctctctctgttcttaCTACCCCTCTTATAACCTATTTTCCCAACATCTCTAAGTAGCTCAGAAACTAAAAAGgaggtagaaaaaaatatttcacccTGAATTCTCTACATTATTGGAGGAAAGAAACATCACAGGTAAATATTGTTCTTACCATATCTCAGTGAGAATAAAGCTTAAATGTACTAGGAAAATGCATGCTTCAGATGAAAGGAGAGtctattaatttatatttcactTCCCTTTAGCaaaatcaaaactatgagatGGGACAACATATCAAGTCCCTCTGAATTTATCCTACTGGGGCTCTCCTCTAGGCCTGAGGACCAGAAGCCTCTATTTGTCCTCTTTGTTACCATCTACCTGGTCACTCTGATGGGAAACCTGATCATTATCCTGGCCATCTATTCAGATATTCACTTACagacccccatgtacttctttctGAAAAGCCTGTCCTTTGTTGATATTTGCTACACAACAGTTATTATTCCAAAGATGCTGATGAACTTCTTATCAGACGCAAAGACCATCCTCTACAGTGAGTGCATGACCCAGACATACTTCTGCCTCTCCTTTGGTAATGTAGATAGTTATGTCCTAGGGGCCATGGCCATTGACCGTTACGTGGCCATATGCAAACCCTTTCATTACATCACCATCATGAGCTATAAATGTTGTGTCCTTCTACTGATAATCTCCCTCACCATCCCATTTCTTCATTCACTCCTTCATGTCCACTTGCTGAATCAACTCACCTTCTGTGCCTCCAACATTATCCATCACTTCTTCTGTGAACTCAAGGCAATGCTAAAGTTGTCCTGCTCATCTACGTATGTCAATGAGATAGTGATAAAGACAGAAGGACTGTGTGTGGTCATGGCCCCCTTTATGTGCATCATTATCTCTTATCTGAGGATTCTCACCACTGTTCTGAAGATCCCTTCAGCTGCTGGGAAGTACAAGGCCTTCTCTACCTGTGGCTCCCACCTCACCGTGGTGAGCCTGTTTTATGGGAGCATCAGCTACGTCTATCTCCAACCTCTGAACAGCTACACCGTCAAGGATCGGATAGCAACAGTTATCTACACTATGTTAACTTCCATGTTGAACCCTTTCATCTACAGTCTGAGAAACAAAGATTTGAAACAGGGCTTGGGGAAACTGATAGGTAGGATAAAGTCACAATGACATGGGTTTTATGCTAAGTCTTGGGCAATTCTGCAGATTCACTATTGCCTGATTGCAAGTTCTTGGTGTTTGTGATCAACTGAGAAATTTTAGTAAAGGTGCTTCATGAATGATGGGAAAATATTAACTGAATATAATGTTTCCCCTGACATTTCCTACATTGAACCCAATGATAtccatcattgttgttgtttagttgctaagtcatgtctgactctttagattATTATATAGGAAAACATCAAAGTATGTGATCGTTTAATAGTATTTTGAACTATACTGAGGTAGGGAAATTAATGAATACAGACATTGTTTATGATGGAAAATTGACACAAGGTCTTTGAAATGAAATTTGTCAATATATATAATGTACCCCCTTTGACCAGAAATGCCATCTAGAATTTTAGCCTACAATTGTGCTTGTGGAAGCCAAACAATAGTAGCTAAATGTCTATCTACTTGTCTCTTATTATATACACATACGGTTgaatgctacaaaaaaagaagctGTTAAAATGAATGAACCTATATTCATTCATCCAAGAAATCACTGTATGTGCTTATTATGTTCAAGCAGTGTTCTAGGTGCTAGGATACAACAGTGAACACAGAATCCCATCATGGAGTGATGCGCCAGTGTAAAGTTTAAGTTTTCCATTTATTGACATACAACAATGTTCAATATATATTGTGAACTGAAAAAATTTAAGGAACAGAACCATACGCATTTTTAGATATGTGGGTGAGTGGATGTGAATGATTGTAGTGCACAGACTGTCTGTTTTCTGGATGCTTACCCTAGAAATTGCTATTTGGTTACCTGCCCCTGGATGGTTCCAGGATGAGAGAAAAACTTGTTTATCAGTCTTTAGTCCTCAGcactatttgaatttttattcatacatatttttaatacatatatttttaaaagttttaaatagcTACTTAGCCACCTAGGCTTTTTATGTGTGACTGATTTCAGACCAGATCATCATGCCCAGATTTCTCTTCCATGAAGATACCTTTCATGCAGATTTGGACTGACACAGACTTCCTTCCTAAAAGTTCATGGTGATGGTCAGGTGGTCATATTGCATGCTTTTTTATGTTGTAAATGACATCATGTCTTCCTCCAAGACATCATACTAACCATTGGCAAAGGTCATACAGAAGTTGTAGGATGTTgagatataaataataaatatttgtcatattCTTAAGACTCTGTCTGGTATAGAGCACTCAAAAATGTTAATAGCTATTATTGTTGTATTAGTGGCTAGATTTCCTCACCTATCTGGGTACACTCTACTGCATATTTCaacatgctgttgttcagtcctgaagctgtgtctgactctgtga includes:
- the LOC102176137 gene encoding olfactory receptor 1L1-like, with the protein product MRWDNISSPSEFILLGLSSRPEDQKPLFVLFVTIYLVTLMGNLIIILAIYSDIHLQTPMYFFLKSLSFVDICYTTVIIPKMLMNFLSDAKTILYSECMTQTYFCLSFGNVDSYVLGAMAIDRYVAICKPFHYITIMSYKCCVLLLIISLTIPFLHSLLHVHLLNQLTFCASNIIHHFFCELKAMLKLSCSSTYVNEIVIKTEGLCVVMAPFMCIIISYLRILTTVLKIPSAAGKYKAFSTCGSHLTVVSLFYGSISYVYLQPLNSYTVKDRIATVIYTMLTSMLNPFIYSLRNKDLKQGLGKLIGRIKSQ